The Macaca mulatta isolate MMU2019108-1 chromosome 19, T2T-MMU8v2.0, whole genome shotgun sequence sequence GACTGACGGATAGCTGTGAGGAAGACACACATATAAAGGATACAGGAGTTCTGTGAAGGCCTCCCTCCCAGAGCCACCTCCCCTATGCGCCCAGTTCCTGGGACTCACCATAAATCTGGGCCACGTGACCACCACCCTTCACACGGACACGGATGTCCACACCAGCAAATCGCTCCTTGCCGAGAAGCAGAACTGGCTCCAGCAGCTAAAGGAACAGGGGGAATGAACAGGGATTTCAGTTACATGCTGGGCAACTTGGTCATCTCACTGGGCTTCTCCTTGTCTCTGTGGCTTCTGCCACCACTGGCCTCAAAGTACTAGTGGATGGGGCTCAGGGTGTCACTCCGAGCCCCCCTacagagaaaagtaaaagaagccagattaTGAGACTGCTGAAGTGGCAAGAAACATAGGCAAGGTAAAGGGAACAAGATCTGGGCTCCCTCCTACTTGTGTACCTCACCGGACCTCAAACACCCTATCTCTAAGACTGGTTCTTAGAAGGCTGAACAGTAAGCAGCATACCAGTGGCTTCTGAAACTCCCAAGGGTGTTGCAAACAGTCGAAAGCCATCCCCTGGACTGTTCAGGTGCCTTTTCTATTTCCCACCTGAGCTCTCTGCCTTTTCTTTGAGCCTCACCAATTTCCAGAATTACAATACAATACAACCTGTCCCTGTCCCTAGACCTTTCCCAGCTAGCTCTAGGTCTTTTACCAGTGCCTCTGTCTGGATACTTTCTCTACCTGCTTTCAGCTCACAGGTCTCCTTCCCCAGTTCTGACCACTTTGGATCAGCTTCTGGTATTAGGCCCAGTCCTTCTCCCCAGCTAGGCTGGCAGGTCCATGAAGGAAGACCTGAAGTCATCTGGATTACTGCTATGTCCCCAAAACTCAACAGAGGGTACACATACAAATCCTTCAAATAAAGTGACAGCCAATAATAACATTCAACATCTGCTATACAAAGGAATCtcagaatttttattaaattcaaggccaggcatggtgatcacatctgtaatcccagtccaggcagaaggatcacctgagatcaaggaccagcctgggcaacaaagtgagacaccatgtctacaaaaaaaaatttctgaaatgagccaggcatggtgatgtgcctgtagtcttggcAACCAAgagcctgaggtggaaggatcttcaactcaggaattcaaggctgaaGTTCATTaggattgtgctactgcattccagggAGAGTGACAGCAAGATActgttcttaaaaaaagaacctcatatctaaatacaaaatttttttttaactgacccTGCAATGTAcatattcttccttttaaaagtaGTAAACTTCAGAAGGGGCAGAAATCAGACTCTGGTTTCTTTCCATTCTGAGCCAAAGAAACTGAGAGTCCCAAACAGGGAACAGAAGAACCCCTTTCACAAGCAAGCATTTAAACAGACCCAAATTCGGCCGCGCGGCTCACCAGGctggtcaggagttctagaccagcctggccgacatggtgaaaccacgtctctcctgaaaatacaaaaattagccggccgtggtggtgtgcgcctatagtcccagccacccgggaggctgaggcaagagaattgcttgaacccggagggtggaggttgcagcgatccgagatcgtgccactgcactctccagcctgagcgacagagcgagactctctctcaaaacaaataaataaatagaataaaaaataatcagaCCCAAATTCAAGCTATTTCAATACTTACTGACCACTTACAATGTCTAAACGCTGCTTTAGACGCTTGGGGTTTATCAGGATCAAAACATTGATCTTCGTGAAAATAAAGCTATGAAACTGGTGTTCCTCCACCCTTTGGGTCCCCCCGCATCCCAGTTAGATGAACTTCCTAACATTCCAGTTTTCAAAGCAACCCCTTAATCTTCAACACCCCCATCTCAGCTTTTACATCTTCTGAACCTCAAGCCCGGCTCTATTGCCAAATACCCCACTTTTCTACAACCAATATAACTTCTAAACATCCCGCTGCTGATACCAGCCCCCTCAGCTTTCACGGGCTACTATATCTCCAAGAGTCCTCCATCCACCCAACGCCGGTGCCCGATGCCAGCACCTTGTATTGTAGCGTGCGCGGCTCAATCATCTCCAGGGGCCGCCCGTTCACCTTGATGAGACCATTGCCGCGTTTGCAGTGCGCCACCGCTGTGGCTGTCTTCTGTGGGATACAAGAGAGAGTGGCCCCGTGAGCTCGGGCTCCAGCTCCCATGTTGCCCCCTGTATTCCTGCCCACCGTCCTCTCCCAGACCCTgaccttctccttcccctccccttcccatccGGCGTCTAGCTCACCTTGCGTCCGAAGACCTGTACCGACTGCAGCGGGCCCTTGGACGGCATGGCTGCGAGCGTGAACGAGAGAACCTAACCGCGCGGCGCTGCAACCGGAAAAGGGAAGCTCGGGGCCACCCTGGCCGCTTTTCAGGGTCTGCGCAGGCGCCTTGAGCGCTGCGTCGCGACGGGAGACAGCTTTACGGCTTCTGTTGCGGCTAAGGGGCGGGGCGTCTGATCAGCCGCGGGAAGACCCTTAGGAGCACAGAGCGGGCGTGCCCTGTGAGGCGGAAGTGGCGGGCTCTGTGGGCGGAAGGGGCGGGTCGTGGGAGTGTAGTGTGCGGATTGAAGAGAACGCTTCGTGAATGTGCTTCGCGTCTTCGGTAGTTGTCGATTGCCACAGCTCTCCTTTGCGTTCTGGCTCTTTAATAATCTCCCTTCGTCCCTTCTTTAAATCTGTTCCCACCCTCCCACTACCTGTTAGCTTTCTCCCCTCTGGACTCTTCCCCGAATCCCCCGCATCAGAATCTTCCCTCTGGAATCTACTGCAAGAAATCTGGCTGGATTCTCAGATTCAGGACTTCCAGAATCCTGTCCTCCCTAGAATCCCCCTCCTTGGGGATCCTCTCCAGAATCCTTTCCCCCTCAGAGCCCCCTCCCCTCAGAATCTCCTTTTCaccagaattttcttcctttttcagtcTCCTCTTCCCAGAATGTTTCCCATCCTTCTCTCAGAAGGCCAACCCCAAATGTTCCTCTTAAGAGCGCTCAACTTAGACCCCCCTTTTCACTGAATCTCCCTCCATTCGGTCCTCGTCCCCTCAGTCACCCTTGCCAGAATCTTCCTTTTGTCAGGACCCAGTACCTCTGGAATCTCCCTCCTCCAGAATCTCCCTTTCCCGGCATATCcccctttcccagaaaatcaCCCTTTCCCAGAAAGTCCCCCTTTCCCAGAACACCCCGCCCCGCAAATCCACAAAAACTTCTCTCTCAGAGACCCGTCCCTCAAAATCTACCTTTCTCCTGAATTTATTTCCCTTCCGAGACTCCTCTTCCCAGCAACTGCCTTCCCTGGAGTTTTACTCCCCTTAGAATTCCCCTCTCCTCAGAGACCCTCCCCCAATAATTCACCTCTTCTGTGTCCCAACCCTAGAAtctccccccaccttttttttttttttttttttttttttgagacagagtttcgctcttgttgcccagggtggagtgcagtggcgcaatctcgtctcactgcaacctccgcctcccgggttcgagagattctcctgccttagcctcctgagtagctggaattacaggcatccaccaccacacctggctaatttttgtatttttagtagagacggggtttcaccatattggccagactggtctcgaactcctgacctcaagtgatccactcatctcagcctcccagagtgttgggattacaggcgtgagccacaagccaccgcgtccggccgaatctttttttttttttttttttttttttgagacggagtcctgctttgtcccccaggctggagtgcagtggcatgatctctgttcactgcaacctctgctttccgggttaaagtgattctcgtgcctcagcttcttgagtagctgagattacaggcatgtaccaccacgcctggctaatttttgtagttttagtagagacggggtttcaccatattggccagactggtctcgaactcctgacctcaagtgattcactcatctcagcttcccagagtgctgggattacaggcatgagccaccgcgcccggcccctagaATCTCTTTCTCCAGAATCTCCCAGTCATCTTTTTCCTCTCCCCCAAATCACCCTCCACTTAGGCCTCCTCCCCACAGAATTCTCCAACCCCACCTGAGGAACCCCAGGTTTGGGTTGTCCTCTGGCTGCCAGCAGAtgtccctgcctctctccctatAAAGATTCTCCCCAGCCCAGAGATTCCTCTCTCAGGGCTACAGGGAGCCCACagttgcctcagtttctctggcAGTACAGGGTCTGGGATCCAAGGTTCAaaaggacatggtggcacacttTGCCAAAGAGGGTGGAGACAGGGAGACACTGGAGGGCAGGTCTGGGGCCAGAGGGAAAATCCAGCCTGGAGTCCAGCTTTAaaagagtgaggcaggagaggggctgtgaggagggaggaaggaagtccCTAGAGTCTGACCTGGAGGGACACACAGACAGCCGAGAGAAACGTAGGCACACgtggagaagaagagaaagatgaaagggccaagggagaagaggaagagaaaagggagagacCAGGACAGTCAAGAGATTGACCCCCAAAACAAGCCCAGTGACAGAGTTAGAGGCAGAGAGGCCAACCCTCAGACAAAAGAGATAAAGGCAGGCATGAAGTTTCCAAAATACTTgagacagggccgggcgcggtggctcaagcctgtaatcccagcactttgggaggccgagacgggcggatcacgaggtcaggagatcgagaccatcctggctaacacggtgaaaccccgtctctactaaaaatacaaaaaactagccgggcgaggtggcgggcgcctgtagtcccagctactatggaggctgaggcaggagaatggcgtaaacccgggaggcggagcttgcagtgagctgagatctggccactgcactccagcccgggctacagagcaagactccgtctcaaaaaaaaaaaaaaaaaaaaaaaaaaaaaaaaaaaaaatacttgagacagaggccaggtgcagtgactcacatctataa is a genomic window containing:
- the RPS16 gene encoding small ribosomal subunit protein uS9 isoform X1, with translation MPSKGPLQSVQVFGRKKTATAVAHCKRGNGLIKLLEPVLLLGKERFAGVDIRVRVKGGGHVAQIYAIRQSISKALVAYYQKYVDEASKKEIKDILIQYDRTLLVADPRRCESKKFGGPGARARYQKSYR
- the RPS16 gene encoding small ribosomal subunit protein uS9, coding for MPSKGPLQSVQVFGRKKTATAVAHCKRGNGLIKVNGRPLEMIEPRTLQYKLLEPVLLLGKERFAGVDIRVRVKGGGHVAQIYAIRQSISKALVAYYQKYVDEASKKEIKDILIQYDRTLLVADPRRCESKKFGGPGARARYQKSYR